The DNA segment GAAAACATTCCACCATACGGGAACAATGTTTCTTTTTTCACATAGTCAGTATAAGTGTAAAAAGCACTTTCGTCATATTTCTCAAGTCTAACCAACCCACTGACTAAATAAAATATTTTTTCTCGGATGTCTCCTTCATCAAATAATACTTGCCCCTTTTTATACTTGCGTAGATACATATTCTTTCGGAGAAGATTAAATTCTGGATCAGTGAATTCTGAAAAAATAGGCTTATACCGTAGTTCATATAAGTTGATTACCTTTTTTTGAATGGTTGTCATCAAAACACTCCTATTCATACTGTTCATCCTTAAACACTTAATGATAGATAACTTATTCACAATATAATTATAACACAAAAGCAAAAAAAGCCTTCTGAATAAAGGCTTTTTTTGCTTTATTATGTGTTCATTTTAATAACGCTTACATCACTTTGTAATAATTGTTCCCGCTCCTTCTGTTAAAACGTATTCGATATTTTCTAAAGATGTGACGATAGCTTTTCCGTTTTTTGAATTTTCTACAAAAGCAATTGCAGCCTCTACTTTAGGCAACATACTTCCTGCAGCAAATTGATGCTCAGCAATATAGCCTTTCATTTCTGTAATGGTTACTTCATTTAGTTGTTTTTGATTGGGTTGATTAAAATTGATGTAGATATTATCGACGCCCGTCAACACAACCAGTAAGTCCGCTTGTATCAATTCTGCTAGTTTTTGAGAGGCAAAATCCTTATCAATTACAGCTTCAACACCTCTTAGCTCATTATCCCTTTTTACAACTGGAATACCGCCTCCACCAACCGTTATTGGGATCACACCATTTTCTACTAATTGATTGATCACAATATGCTCTTTAATGCTGATTGGTTTTGGTGAAGGAACTACTTTGCGCCAACCTCTTCCAGAGTCTTCTTTAAAAACGGCTTGAGATCGTTTCATTTCTGCTTCAGCTTCTTCTTTAGACAGGAATGGTCCAATGGGTTTACTTGGCTGCTCAAATGCAGGGTCTGCCTCATCAACAATTACCTGGGTGATCAATGAGACCACTTGTTTATCTATATTTCGTTTCTCTAAGGCCCGACCAAGTGCATTTTGCATCCAGTACCCAATGCTTCCTTGAGTCATAGCTACACAGGTATCTAGCGGCATAGCTGGATTATTAGGTGTAGCTCCTGCAATCTGTTGCAACAATAAATTCCCTACTTGTGGTCCGTTGCCATGTGAAATAACCAAGTCATCACCATTCTCAATAAATTTCACCAAATATTCTGCTGTTTCTTCAAGTGCTTGTTGTTGTGCTTGAGCACTTGCATTATTTGACAATATCGCATTTCCACCTAAAGCAACAACGATTTTTCTTTTTGTCATCATTATCATACTCCTCTACATATTACTAATATCAATTGAACCATTTGCAATTTGTACGATTGCTAGTATAAACAGAAGGACAATAACTGTTGCTGCAATCCATTCACTCTTAGTAAATATTTTTTCTTTATTTTCTCTTTGTACCCAAGCATAAATAATGATTCCTGGTGCGTACAACAACATTGTTAGCAGTAAGTAATCCACTCCACCTGCATAAATCAGCCAAATAGCATAAATACTAGCTACTATTCCAATAAAAATATTTTGATTACGCCGTTTTGTGTCACTTGTTTCCATCAATGACAGTTTTAATTGATAAAATGCTGTAAATGCATAAGGAATTAAAATGGCTGATGAAGCCAATGAAAAAGCGAAATTGTAAGCTCTTGAACTAATTAAAAAGGTAAATAAGAATAATTGAATCAGTATATTTGTAAATAACAACGAATTAACAGGTGCGCCATTTTTATTTTCTTTAATAAAAAATTTAGGGAAAGCACCTTGTTTCGCTGCTTGAAATGGCAATTCAGCTGCAAACATAGTCCAAGCAAGCCAAGCACCCGATACAGAAATGATCACACCAATATTGATCAATACCGCACCCCACTTACCGACGACACTTTCTAACAAATAAGCCATTGCAGGCTGAGGCAAGTCGGCTAATTCAGGTCTAGTTAAAACGGCCATTGATAAAATCGTTGTTAGTAGATAAATGGCAATCACGGTTACTAAACCGATAATTGTCGCTTTACCAACATCAGATTTATGCTTAGCTCGACCTGAGAAGACAACTGCTCCCTCAATACCAATAAATACCCATACCGTAACTAACATCGTACCTTGAACTTGATCCATCACTTCTTTAAATGAAAAATTTCCGGAGATAGTTCCCCAAAAATCAGCTGTAAAAACATCTAATTTAAAGGCTACAAACATGGCTACAAAAAAGATGGCTAACGGAATCAATTTCGCAGCTGTAACGATCGCATTGATAAAGGAAGCTGTTTCGACTCCTTTTAATATAAGTGCGTGAACCAACCAAAGCATGACAGATGCCCCGATAACCGAAGCTAAGTTCTGACCGTCTCCAAACACAGGAAAAAAGTACCCAATTGAGCTGAATAATAATGTTCCATAAGCAACATTTCCTAAGAATGCTGACAACCAATAACCCCATGCTGAGTTGAATCCCATATATTTCCCGAATCCTTCTCTTGCATAACTATAAATTCCAGCATCTAAATCCGGACGCTTAGCAGATAAATTTTGAAAGCAAAATGCCAAGAAACCCATTCCTACGCCAGCTATAATCCAACCAATGATTACAGGACCTACAGAAGCTTCTACAGCCATATCGGACATTAGATTAAAAATTCCGCCACCAATAATTGAGCCCACAACTAGGGCAATTAAAGGAACCAAGCCTACTTTTTTATCTTCCACGATTTTTCCTCCTCAGTTTTGATGACTTTACTGTGTAGCCTAAACTAAAGTGTCGTATTCGTTTGCTCGTA comes from the Carnobacterium sp. 17-4 genome and includes:
- the arcC gene encoding carbamate kinase, which produces MTKRKIVVALGGNAILSNNASAQAQQQALEETAEYLVKFIENGDDLVISHGNGPQVGNLLLQQIAGATPNNPAMPLDTCVAMTQGSIGYWMQNALGRALEKRNIDKQVVSLITQVIVDEADPAFEQPSKPIGPFLSKEEAEAEMKRSQAVFKEDSGRGWRKVVPSPKPISIKEHIVINQLVENGVIPITVGGGGIPVVKRDNELRGVEAVIDKDFASQKLAELIQADLLVVLTGVDNIYINFNQPNQKQLNEVTITEMKGYIAEHQFAAGSMLPKVEAAIAFVENSKNGKAIVTSLENIEYVLTEGAGTIITK
- the arcD gene encoding arginine-ornithine antiporter; translated protein: MEDKKVGLVPLIALVVGSIIGGGIFNLMSDMAVEASVGPVIIGWIIAGVGMGFLAFCFQNLSAKRPDLDAGIYSYAREGFGKYMGFNSAWGYWLSAFLGNVAYGTLLFSSIGYFFPVFGDGQNLASVIGASVMLWLVHALILKGVETASFINAIVTAAKLIPLAIFFVAMFVAFKLDVFTADFWGTISGNFSFKEVMDQVQGTMLVTVWVFIGIEGAVVFSGRAKHKSDVGKATIIGLVTVIAIYLLTTILSMAVLTRPELADLPQPAMAYLLESVVGKWGAVLINIGVIISVSGAWLAWTMFAAELPFQAAKQGAFPKFFIKENKNGAPVNSLLFTNILIQLFLFTFLISSRAYNFAFSLASSAILIPYAFTAFYQLKLSLMETSDTKRRNQNIFIGIVASIYAIWLIYAGGVDYLLLTMLLYAPGIIIYAWVQRENKEKIFTKSEWIAATVIVLLFILAIVQIANGSIDISNM